The genomic segment GTTCCCGCTGATCGAGAAGGGGGCCTATGCGAAATACCCGAACCCGGCCTCGCGCTATGCGATGACGGGTGTTTATGTGGCCAAGCACCAGGACGGCTCTGTGCGGGTTGCAGTGACGGGGGCGGGCGATAACGGCGTCTTCCGGGTCGACGGCATGGAAGCAGCGCTTGCCGGCAACTGGTCGCCTGACGCGGTCGCTTCCATCAAGGTGGACGCCGGCGCCATGCTGAATGACATCCACGGATCCGCAGCCTACAGAGCAAACCTCGTTACCGTCATGGCAAAACGAGCCGTCAGCGCTGCTGCCTGACGACGAGGCAATAACAAAAGAGACCGGTGCGCCTTCGCGCGCCGGTGTTTCCTTAACACTGCTCTGCGATCAGGTCGCGGCCCATCTGCCGGAAAAGGTCGAGATAGTCGAGCAGAACCCAGTTTTCCATGATTTTTCCACCAGCGCAGCGGTAGAAGTCCATGACCCTTAGCGTGAGCGCTTTATGGGTAGCCGCAACACCCAGATAGTCGACTTTATGCGTCATGGTCATGGACGGCCAGCCGCTGACGGCGGCGTAGTTGCCATCACCGATCCGGCAATAATGGTCCCCGCCGACCCGGTCCGGAAAGGCGGTTAAGAACGCGGCCCGGTGATCCTTTTCAAATCCGCTCCAACGGTAGTTCGATCCGATCCCGCCCGGCCCGTACCAAAGCATGTCGTCGTGCCAGTAGCCGTTTTCGCCGGTCTGGCCCTTGGAGGTGAATGTGTTCGGATCGTAGGCTTTGAGATCTGCAAGCATCGCTTCGCAAAGGTCCAGCGTCCGCTCGCCGTCTCCCTGATTGAGCGGCAGGACACCGTCATGGGTTGCCGGGCCCGGAAACAGCATTTCGGTGCCGAGCATGCCTGGAAGCGGCATCCGGTTGGCCTGCCGCATCAGATCGATCAGATCGAGGATGATCTTGGCTTCCGAAATGCGCCCGTCCGGTTCGATCCGGTAGAACTCGCCGGACCGAAGAAATGCCAAGTGATCAGATGGCAGAACACCGAAAAGCGGATTTTCGAAGTTACCTACGTAGTGAGCAACACTGGCGATCCAATGTCCTCCCGGCGCCCGGCGGTTCGGCCCGCCAATGAAAATCTCGTTGCGCCGGCGGACATGGGAAAAAGCGCTTCTCAGAGGTTCGAAGAAGGCCTCCAGAACATGTGTCTTCCCGGAAAGACGCTCTACCGGATAGGCGACATCCCAAACAACTTCGTCGGTTAAGTGACTGGAAATTAAAGAGCTCATCTCGTTCGCTGGTGCCGTGAGGATGAGGTCGAGAAAGCTCTGTGGCTTGAGCCGGAAATCGGACATTTGGTGCCTTGCAACAATTGCGAAGTTTTACGTATAGCAACAATTTTGCATTCGTATGCAAAAAATCATTGCCAAAGTCTTTCCTCTGTGTCTAGCTGAATTGCATAGGAATGCAAGATTGGCGCTCGGATTGCTGAGGAGGGGACGCAGTGGCTGAGATTCAGCTGAAAAACGTTTCAAAACGCTGGGGATCCTTTGTCGGTGTCGACAACTTCGATCTGACCATTGCCGACCGCGAATTTCTGGTCCTGCTTGGCCCGTCCGGCTGCGGCAAGACGACCACCATGCGCATGATCGCCGGCCTTGAAGACGCAACCGGCGGCGAGATCGTTATCGGAGATCGGGTCGTCAACGACCTGGACCCCAAGGACCGCGACATTGCCATGGTGTTCCAGTCCTATGGCCTTTACCCCAACATGAATGTTTATGAGAACATCCGCTTTCCACTGAAGGTGAGGAAGGTCGATCCGGCGACCCACGATGCCCGTGTGCGCCGAGCGAGCGCCATGGTCGAGCTTGACGAATTCCTGCATCGCAAACCTGCAGAACTCTCCGGTGGCCAGCGTCAGCGCGTGGCACTCGCGCGCGCGATCGTTCGCGAGCCGAACGTCTTCCTGATGGACGAGCCGCTTTCCAATCTTGATGCCAAGCTACGCGTTTCGACGCGAGCGCAAATCAAAAATCTCCAGCATGAGCTGAAGGTGACAACCATCTACGTTACACACGACCAGATAGAAGCGATGACGCTGGCGGACCGGGTCGTGGTGATGCAGCGCGGGGTTATCCAGCAGGTCGGATCTCCGACGGAGATATATGACCGGCCTGCCAACACATTTGTTGCCAGCTTTATCGGCTCTCCTGCGATGAACCTGATGGAAGGAACTTTATCCGGCGGTACCTTCACTGGCGAAAACGTGTCCATTTCCGGCCTCAGCGCACCGGACGGTCCCGTCACGCTGGGTTTCCGGGCCGAAGACGCATCTGTTGCCGGAACGAACGCGGAAGCCGAAATCAGCGCACCGGTTTACACCATGGAATTGCTTGGCGACGCTACGATGATCACGGTGAAGGCCGGTGGCGCGCTGGTCTCGGTAAAGGCCAACAAGGACTACCGGATCGAGATCGACGAAAAAGTCGGGCTGCACATTCCTGCCGAAATTTGTCATCTTTTCAATCACGAGACAGGCGCGCGCATTGACGCTTAAGCCGGTCCGGACCCGGCATTGTGCCGAAAAAAACCAGAGCAGCGCCTATAGGCGCATGGAACAGCAGGGAGACCTGACAGATGTTGAAGAAACTGCTTCTTGCCGGTGCGATGTCGCTGGCAGTCACGGGTGCGGCAAGCGCCTGTGACTTTACCAATACGACACCGGTAAAGTCTCTTACCGCCGGCTTTGAAGCCTGGAAAGCGGTGACGTCTTTCATGGCCAAGTGCGGCGACTTCGAAGCCGAACTTGACCAGGAATTCCGTACCAAGCAGCCCGCGGCCTTTGCCGCCAACCCGTCACTCTACCAGATCGGCGGTGTTGCCAACGGAACGCTCGTTCCGCTGCTCAACGAAGGAACTGTGCGTCCTCTCGATGATCTTATTGCAAAACACGGTCAGAACCTGACTGCAAACCAGCTGATCAAGATCAACGGCGAGACCATGGCCGTTGCCATGATGGTGAACGCGCAGCACCTGATGTACCGCGAGGACATTCTGACCGATCTCGGCATCCCGGTGCCGAAAACTTATGACGAAGTGCTGTCAGCGGCCGCCAAGATCAAGGAAGCCGGTGTCGTCGAATATCCGATCGGCGGTACGTTCAAGACCGGTTGGAACCTCGGCGAGGAATTCGTCAACATGTATCTCGGCATGGGCGGCGAGTTCTTCGGTCCTGACAATGCCGCGACCATTGAAAACGAGCAGGGTGTTGCGTCTCTTGAGATGCTCAAGAAGCTGACCGAATACATGGATCCGGAATATCTCGTTTCGGACTCCACCTACGTGCAGCAGCAATTCCAGCAGGGCAAGATTGCCATGGCGAACCTGTGGGCCAGCCGCGCAGGGGCGATGGACGATCCGAATGAATCCCAGGTCGTCGGCAAGGTCAAGATGGCCGGTGCACCGAGCGCCAATGCGCGCGCTGCGTCCACTTTGTGGTGGGATGGCATCGTCATCGCCAAAAATGCGTCCGATGAAGAAGCTGAAGCTGCTTTCCGCGTCGCTATGAATGGCATGACACCTGAAATGGTCAAGGAAAACAATGACGTCGCTGTCTGGCTGATTGAAGGCTACGAACCCGGACCTCTCGCACTCGGTGTTGTTCAAACAGCTGAGGCCGGCGCTTTGCCCTACCCGGCGAGCTCGCAGATGGGCCTGATGCACACAGCGCTCGGCAACGGTGTCGCCGATTTCCTGACTGGCGCGAAAGACGCTGAAACGACGTTGAAGGACATCGCTGCAGCCTACACGACGTCGGCCAAGGAAGCCGGACTGATCAAGTAAGGCTGCGACAGCATTTGCGAGGGGCGCCCGCGCCCTTCGCCCTATCCAGGCACTTTCACGGGAGGGCAGCATGAACACCAAGACATTTGCCGCTTTTGTCGGCCCGTCCATCTTCCTGATGCTGCTCTTCATCGCTGCACCGCTGATCAGCGTTTTCATGCAGAGTTTCTATGTCACGCAACCGGTGTTCGAACCGGTCGAAGTGGAAACCTGCACCCCCGGCTTTCCGAACCAGACATGCGTCACCGAAACAAAAATACAACCGGTAATCGGAGAAGACGGCAAGGTCGTCACGACGGTGAAATATGTCGGTCTGGAGAGCTATTCCAACGTGCTGGAGCCGGGCCGTGCCTGGGAAGCCCTGAGCGCTCTTGATTTCGATGCTCTGCTGACTATCGATTTCTGGAAGGCCCTCCGCTTCACATTGACATTCACGCTGGTAACGCTTCCCCTTGTTATCGGTGTCGGGCTGGCCATCGCGATTACGGTCAACAATGCCACCCGAATGATACGTGGCCCCATCATTTTCGTTTCACTGCTCCCCTTCATCATCACGCCGGTCATCGGCGCGCTGTCAATCCGCTGGCTGTTCATCGGCGATGGCATCATGACGGCCTTTCTGGAGTGGTGGCTTGGGCGGGACATTTCCATGTTCGGACAGGGCTGGACAATCGAACTCCTGATGATGTTCTACCGTGTCTGGCATGTGGCGCCCTTTGCATTCCTGGTCTTTTACGCCGGCCTTCAAACCGTCAACCAGGACACGCTCGAATCCGCGGTGATCGACGGCGCGAGCCGCTGGGAACGGTTGCGGTACGTTATCATCCCGCACCTGATGCCGCTTATTGTCTTCGTCTCGCTGATCCACCTGATGGATTCCTATCGCGTCTTCGAGGAGATTGTCGGCTTCTCGAGCCAGGCCTACCGCATTTCCCTGCAATGGCTGACCTACGACCTGCTGACACCCGATGACAGCGGAAACCGGTCGATTTCACGCGCTTCCGCAAGTGCGATGCTCACCATGATAGGCATTGTTGTTCTGCTGATACCGTTGCTGCGCAAGACCTGGCGCGATCACAAGGGAGGACGGGTATGAGCCTGCCAAAATCCATGCAGCAGCCCATGGCGCTGCAACTGTCCTCAGCCGGCTTCCTGGCATTCTGGTGTCTGATCGCGGCGTTCCCGATCTTCTGGATCGCGGTCATGAGCTTCAAGGACCCGATCGACGCCTTTGCTTCGAACCCGCTCAACGTGATTTTCGGACCGGAAACCGTTGCGACCGGACGCGGACTGTCGATTTTCAGCATCATCGTCGGTATCGCGTTTCTCTGGTACACGATCCACCTGGCCCTGACGCTTCTCCCGAAGATGGTCAACAAATACACACCGCCCCATTTGCTCGTCCCGGGCTGGATTATCGGCGCGCTGGTGTTCGCAATCGGGTTCCTTATTGTGTTCGCGGGGATCCTTCCGCCGGTTCTGGGTGCGCTCAACTCCGTGCTCGGCCCGTTTGGCAAACCGATCCTCGGGCTGACGACGGAGCATTATCAGGCGGTCTGGGTTGAAAACGCGTTCTACGAGAACTTCATCAATTCTCTGATTGTAACGGTTGGTGTGGTGACGGTGTCCCTGACGGTTGGAACCCTTGCCGGTTACGGTCTGGCAAGGTCGGGCTCGGCTGGATCGGTCATCGCCTTCTGGATCCTGATCATCGCTTTGGTCTTCCGCGCATTGCCGCATTCGGTCCTTGTTGCCGGTTACCTTCCGCCGTTCATCAACTCGGCAGAAATCCTGCGCCCGCTCCTCGGCGAGGCGGCGCCGACGCTGTACGGCAAACCCTGGGCCGTCATCGCGGTTCTGGTGTCGATCAACCAGCCCTTCACGATCTGGATGCTGCGTTCGTTCTTCCAGAACATCCCGAATGAGCTGGACGAGGCGGCGCGCGTGGACGGATGCACCCACTTTCAGGCTTTCCGCTGGGTGATCATGCCGGTGATGTGGCCGGGCGTGATCACGACGGGCCTCTTCAGCTTCCTGCTCGCCTACAACGACTATCTGGTCTGTTCGCTTCTCTTGGACGCACAGAACCAGACCATGGTTCCGGCCATCGCCGGCTACTTCAACCGGGAAACGACCACGACGGATCAGGTTGAAGCCGTGGCTGCGGCAGTGTCCATCATCGCACCGCTGTTCTTGCTGATCATGATTTTCCAGCGCCAGATCGTGTCGGGCCTCACAGCCGGAGCCGTGAAGGGATAGGTCTTGAGTCGTTCCAACAAGCATTACAGTAACAGGTGAAATATGAAGGGATCACGTCCCGAACAGGCGGTGCTGAGCCGCGACACGGACATGAGCAAGACGGAAGACACCCGCCGCGTCATTGAGGACATGGTCGATGGCCTCAATGATCACCGCATCGCGGACATCGGGGAGTTCTTCTCCGAAGGCTTCCGGTGGCTGGGAAACACGGGGTGCGGAACCAAGACCGGGCTCAAGGAATTTCAGGACAATTGGCAAAAACCGTTTCAGGCGGCTTTTTCGGACAAGGTCTGCGTCGATGAGGCCCGGCTCTATATGGGCGAATGGGCCGCGGCCTTTGGGCGCCAGGAAGCGACTCACTCCGGCGAGTTCATGGGGCTCGCGCCAACCGGCAAGCGGGTCGAGATCCGGTACATGGACTTCTGGAAAGTGGTCGACGGCAAGATCGTCGACAACTGGGTGATGGTCGACTTCCCGCATGTTCTGGCCCAGCTCGGCAAGGATGTATTTGACGGTCAGGGCTGGGAGTCCTTCGATCGCGGCGAGCGTGTCCCGCCAACGCCAGAAAAAGCTGCGTGACGGAAAACTAAGTAGTTTTTCATGTTTCGCAGAAGGTCACTTGAACTTTCTGCATACGTATGCAAACTGAATGAAAACGATAAGCGCGTGGCGTTTGAGATCCGCAAGAAGATTTTCCGCTCGCGCCGTGAAAGGGATGAAACATGGCCACTGAGTATCTGAAGCGCGGAAAGCCCGAAGCCGAACGCTCGGAAGACGATGCCAAGGTTCGCTCCATCGTGGAGGGAACGCTCAAGGAGATAGAATTGCGCGGCGATGCTGCGGTTCGGGAACTTTCCGAGAAATTCGACAATTACACGCCCGCTTCCTTCCGGCTGGGCGCCTCGGAAATCGAAGCCCTGATGAACCAGGTCTCGCCACGGGACATGGAAGACATCAAGTTCGCCCAGGAACAGGTGCGCAAGTTCGCCGAGGCGCAGCGTGCCTCGATGCTGGACATTGAAGTCGAAACGATGCCGGGCGTGATCCTCGGGCACAAGAACATTCCCGTGCAGTCGGTCGGCTGCTATGTGCCGGGCGGCAAGTTTCCAATGGTTGCTTCGGCGCATATGTCGGTCGCGACAGCATCCGTTGCAGAAGTGCCGCGCATTATCGCCGCAACACCGCCTTTCAAAGGTGCGCCGAACCCGGCTGTAATCGCCGCGATGCATCTTGGTGGCGCGCATGAGATCTATGTTCTGGGTGGCATCCAGGCCGTCGGCGCCATGGCAATCGGGACGGAGACTATCGACCCGGTCCACATGCTGGTTGGTCCTGGCAACGCCTTTGTTGCCGAAGCCAAGCGCCAGCTTTTCGGGCGTGTCGGCATCGACCTCTTTGCAGGTCCGACCGAGACGATGGTGATTGCCGACGAGACGGTTGATGCGGAAATGTGCGCGACCGACCTGCTCGGCCAGGCAGAGCACGGCTACAACTCACCAGCGGTTCTGGTCACCAACTCACGCAAGCTCGCGACCGAGACACTTTCTGAAATCGAACGTCTTTTGAAGATCCTGCCAACAGCCGACACCGCGTCGAAATCCTGGGAGGACTATGGCGAAGTGATCCTGTGCGACACCTATGACGAGATGCTCGCTGTTGCCGACGACATCGCCTCTGAGCACGTGCAGGTGATGACCGACCGGGACGACTGGTTCCTGGACAATATGACCTGCTATGGCGCGTTGTTCTTGGGAGCCAGAACCAACGTTGCCAACGGCGACAAGGTGATCGGTACGAACCATACGCTGCCGACGAAAAAGGCCGGGCGTTATACGGGCGGCCTCTGGGTCGGCAAGTTCCTGAAAACGCATTCCTACCAGAAAGTGCTCACGGACGACGCGGCTGCCGAGATTGGCGCCTATTGTTCGCGCCTGTGCATGCTTGAGGGTTTTGTCGGCCACGCGGAACAGGCAAATGTTCGTGTTCGCAGATATGGCGGCGGAAACGTGCCTTACGGAGAGGCTGCCGAGTAGAAATGGACAAGCACACGGCCCATAAGGCATTGATCGCCCCCTTGCGGGCGGCAATGTATGATTTCGAGGAAGCCGTTGTTCGTGAGACGCTCGAGGGTCTGTGTGCGCCGGATGCCACCTTCAGACTGTGCCACCCGTTTGGAGATACGGTCGGTGCCGGTGCTTTCTACAACAAGGCTTTCCGGCCATTATTCACGGCTATTCCGGATCTGGAGCGCCGCGACACGATTGTGATGGCCGGCCCGACGCCTGAAGGCGACGACTGGGTCGGTTGTGGCGGTTACTACACTGGTTCGTTCGAAAAGCCGTGGCTTGATATTCCGGCGACGGGCCACCAAGTCGCAATGCGCTTTCACGAGTTCTATCGCTTTGTGGACGACAAGGTCGTGGAGTTCCAGGCGATCTGGGACATTCCCGAAATCATGATGCAGGCGAATGCGTGGCCGATGGCGCCAAGTCTCGGGCGCGAATGGCATGTGCCGGGTCCGGCGACCGAGAACGGTATCGTGCCGGGACCTTATGACGCCGAATCCGGTCAGCGCACCTGCCAGCATATCATCGACATGCTGGAATACCTGAAAAAGCACCCTTCTGAGGGCGGTCCGGAAGTGATGGAAATGCCGCGCTTCTGGCACCCGCGCATGAGCTGGTACGGTCCGTCAGGCATCGGTACGGGCCGTGGCATAAGGGGCTTCCGAAAGTGGCATCAGATCCCGTTCCTGAACGGCATGCCGGATCGTGGTCAGTATGTCGACGAAATCACGTATCATTTCTTCGGCGATCGTGAATATGCGGCGGTCACCGGCTGGCCGAACATGATCCAGACTGTCAGTCACGACGGCTGGATGGGGATCGCACCAAGCGGCAAGCGCATTACCATGCGCAGCCTCGATTTCTGGCGGCTTGAAAACGGCTTGATCAGAGAAAACTGGGTGCTGGTTGACCTCCTGCATGCGTACGACCAGTTGGGGGTTGACGTTTTCGGGCGACTTCGGGAATTCAACAAGGCCCGTGCTGGCTTTGATCCTGAAACCGGAGTGTCCCTGACATGATTGACCTTCCTTCCACGCCGAGCTTTTCGCTCAAAGACAAGAAGGTGCTTGTCACCGGCGCCTCGTCGGGCATTGGACTTGCCTGCGCGACCGCATTGGCCGAAGCGGGCGGCGAAGTGGTGTTGGCCGCGCGCCGGCAGGACAAACTTGCCGAAGCCGTTGAGGCCATGACCGCAAAGGGTTGGAAGGCCTCGTCGCTTCAACTGGACGTGGCCGATGTTCTGGAAGTCCAGGTCAGCGTCGAAAGGCACGGCCCGTTCGACGTCTTGGTCAACAGTGCCGGCATTGCGCGTCACACACCCGCAACGGAAACGACGCCGGAAGACTTCGACGCTGTTATGAACGTCAATCTCCGCGGAGCCTATTTCGTTTCGCAATGCGTTGCCAAGGGGTTGATTGCAGCTGGAAGGCCGGGGTCGCTGATCAACATGAGCTCGCAGATGGCGCATGTCGGCGGTATCGACCGGGCGGTCTACTGCGCTTCGAAATTTGCTGTCGAGGGCTTCACCAAGGCAATGGCCCTGGAGTTCGGTCCGAAACAGATCCGCGTCAACACGATCTGCCCGACATTCATCCGCACGCCCTTCACCGAAGCAACCTTCGACAACCCGGACCGGGTCAAGTGGATCGAGGAAAAGATCAAGCTTGGCCGGACCGGCACGGTGGAGGACATCATGGGTGCCGTTCTCTATTTGGCAAGCGACGCGTCTGCGCTGGTCACAGGCACGTCGCTGATTGTTGACGGAGGTTGGACGGCGGACTGATGCGCGCTGAGAAAGTCACGTCCGTTGATGTTGCGAAAATGGCAGGTGTCAGCCAGTCCGCGGTCAGCCGCGTGTTCACGCCAGGGGCATCGGTCTCTCCCAAAATGGCGGAGAAAGTGCTCAAGGCAGCTCAGGAACTCGGATACAGGCCCAATGTTCTGGCGCGTTCGCTGATCACCGGGCGGTCGCGCATCATCGGGCTGGTGGTCGCCTACCTGGAAAACCAGTTTTATCCGGACGCGCTCGAAAAGCTCTCCACGGCGCTGCAGGCCCATGGCTACCACATTCTCGTTTTCATGGTTTCCAATGATGACGCCGGCGTCGACAAGGTGATGGGAGAACTGCTGGACTATCAGGTCGACGGCATCATTACCGCATCCGTCGGCATGTCCAACGCTTTGGCTGCCCGCTGCGCGGCGGCCGGGGTGCCGGTGGTTCTTTTCAACCGTGGCCAGGACGACGAACGGCTCAATCAGGTTACGTCGAACAATATTGAGGGTGGTCGCAAGATCGCGGAGTTCCTTGTTGCCGGCGGCCACCGCAGGATCGCGCATATTGCTGGCTGGTCGGGCTCGTCGACAGGCCGCGACAGACAGTCTGGATTCCGGGCCGGACTGAACGCTGCTGGACTTGACATAACCTGCTGTATCGACGGGATGTACAACCGGGAGACGGCCGCTGCGGCAACGCGCGAAATCTTCTCCGGAAAAGAACCGCCCGACGCGGTCTTTGTCGGTAACGATCACATGGCGTTTGCCGTGATGGATGTCCTGCGGTTCGAACTGAAACTCGACGTTCCGGGCGACGTGTCCGTGGTCGGCTACGATGATGTGCCGCTCGCCTCGTGGCCTGCCTACGATCTGACGACCTTGCGGCAGCCTTCGAATCGGATGGTGGAAGCGACTGTCTCCACGCTGCTTGGCTGGATCGAAGAGGGCAGCAACGACGTTCAGAAAATACAGATCGACGGACCGCTCATGATTCGCGGCTCCGCGCGCATACCCGAAGGATGGCCCGATGAAAGGCTTTGACCCGCGCTGGAAGGATTTTCCGGACTACATAATCGGCATTACGAAGGAGATCTGGGAAGAGCGCAAGATCGCGACGCTGCATCACTACTATTCCAGCGACATCATCGTTCGGTCGCCGGGCTCGCTCGTGGTCGGCAACAAGGATGTGATTGGCGCGACGATGGCAACCCTGTCGGAATTTCCCGACCGGACCCTTTACGGCGAAGACGTCATCTGGTCCGGCACACCGGAAGACGGCATGCTGTCGTCCCACCGTATCATCTCAACCGCGACCCATCTCGGTGACGGCGTCTATGGAAAGGCGACCGGCAAGAAACTTCAATACCGGATCATCGCCGACTGCCACGCCATCGAAAATCAGATCAACGACGAATGGCTGATCCGCGACCAGGGTGCAATTGTCCGGCAAATGGGATGGGATCCGAAAGACTATGCGCGTGATCTCATAGCGCGCGAGGGCGGACCGGAAAACTGCGTCCGGCCCTTTACGGCAGCGATGGACAAGGCCGGCCCCTACACGGGAAAGGGCAACGACAGTGAATGGGGCGCGAAATACGCCGATATTCTGGGCCGTCTCATGAATGCGGACATGGCGGCGATCGAGGCGGAATACGACCGCGCGTGCGAGCTTGCCTATCCCGGTTTCGTCAACGGTTATTCCTGGGCCGCTGCAGACAGGTTCTGGATGGGACTGCGGTCCAGCTTTCCGTCCGCCGAATTCAAGATTGAGCATCAGATCGGACGCGACGATCCCTTGATGCCGCCGCGTGCGGCCATCCGCTGGTCGCTCTCCGGCAAACATGATGGTTGGGGCGCCTTCGGGGAACCCTCCGGGGCAGATGTCTACGTCATGGGCGCGTGCCACGCCGAATTCGGTCCCTGGGGGCTGAGACGCGAATACGCGCTTTTTGACGAGACGGCGATC from the Roseibium sp. HPY-6 genome contains:
- a CDS encoding sugar ABC transporter permease, yielding MNTKTFAAFVGPSIFLMLLFIAAPLISVFMQSFYVTQPVFEPVEVETCTPGFPNQTCVTETKIQPVIGEDGKVVTTVKYVGLESYSNVLEPGRAWEALSALDFDALLTIDFWKALRFTLTFTLVTLPLVIGVGLAIAITVNNATRMIRGPIIFVSLLPFIITPVIGALSIRWLFIGDGIMTAFLEWWLGRDISMFGQGWTIELLMMFYRVWHVAPFAFLVFYAGLQTVNQDTLESAVIDGASRWERLRYVIIPHLMPLIVFVSLIHLMDSYRVFEEIVGFSSQAYRISLQWLTYDLLTPDDSGNRSISRASASAMLTMIGIVVLLIPLLRKTWRDHKGGRV
- a CDS encoding ABC transporter ATP-binding protein, which gives rise to MAEIQLKNVSKRWGSFVGVDNFDLTIADREFLVLLGPSGCGKTTTMRMIAGLEDATGGEIVIGDRVVNDLDPKDRDIAMVFQSYGLYPNMNVYENIRFPLKVRKVDPATHDARVRRASAMVELDEFLHRKPAELSGGQRQRVALARAIVREPNVFLMDEPLSNLDAKLRVSTRAQIKNLQHELKVTTIYVTHDQIEAMTLADRVVVMQRGVIQQVGSPTEIYDRPANTFVASFIGSPAMNLMEGTLSGGTFTGENVSISGLSAPDGPVTLGFRAEDASVAGTNAEAEISAPVYTMELLGDATMITVKAGGALVSVKANKDYRIEIDEKVGLHIPAEICHLFNHETGARIDA
- a CDS encoding ester cyclase gives rise to the protein MSDFRLKPQSFLDLILTAPANEMSSLISSHLTDEVVWDVAYPVERLSGKTHVLEAFFEPLRSAFSHVRRRNEIFIGGPNRRAPGGHWIASVAHYVGNFENPLFGVLPSDHLAFLRSGEFYRIEPDGRISEAKIILDLIDLMRQANRMPLPGMLGTEMLFPGPATHDGVLPLNQGDGERTLDLCEAMLADLKAYDPNTFTSKGQTGENGYWHDDMLWYGPGGIGSNYRWSGFEKDHRAAFLTAFPDRVGGDHYCRIGDGNYAAVSGWPSMTMTHKVDYLGVAATHKALTLRVMDFYRCAGGKIMENWVLLDYLDLFRQMGRDLIAEQC
- a CDS encoding LacI family DNA-binding transcriptional regulator, which produces MRAEKVTSVDVAKMAGVSQSAVSRVFTPGASVSPKMAEKVLKAAQELGYRPNVLARSLITGRSRIIGLVVAYLENQFYPDALEKLSTALQAHGYHILVFMVSNDDAGVDKVMGELLDYQVDGIITASVGMSNALAARCAAAGVPVVLFNRGQDDERLNQVTSNNIEGGRKIAEFLVAGGHRRIAHIAGWSGSSTGRDRQSGFRAGLNAAGLDITCCIDGMYNRETAAAATREIFSGKEPPDAVFVGNDHMAFAVMDVLRFELKLDVPGDVSVVGYDDVPLASWPAYDLTTLRQPSNRMVEATVSTLLGWIEEGSNDVQKIQIDGPLMIRGSARIPEGWPDERL
- a CDS encoding ester cyclase, with translation MDKHTAHKALIAPLRAAMYDFEEAVVRETLEGLCAPDATFRLCHPFGDTVGAGAFYNKAFRPLFTAIPDLERRDTIVMAGPTPEGDDWVGCGGYYTGSFEKPWLDIPATGHQVAMRFHEFYRFVDDKVVEFQAIWDIPEIMMQANAWPMAPSLGREWHVPGPATENGIVPGPYDAESGQRTCQHIIDMLEYLKKHPSEGGPEVMEMPRFWHPRMSWYGPSGIGTGRGIRGFRKWHQIPFLNGMPDRGQYVDEITYHFFGDREYAAVTGWPNMIQTVSHDGWMGIAPSGKRITMRSLDFWRLENGLIRENWVLVDLLHAYDQLGVDVFGRLREFNKARAGFDPETGVSLT
- a CDS encoding extracellular solute-binding protein, yielding MLKKLLLAGAMSLAVTGAASACDFTNTTPVKSLTAGFEAWKAVTSFMAKCGDFEAELDQEFRTKQPAAFAANPSLYQIGGVANGTLVPLLNEGTVRPLDDLIAKHGQNLTANQLIKINGETMAVAMMVNAQHLMYREDILTDLGIPVPKTYDEVLSAAAKIKEAGVVEYPIGGTFKTGWNLGEEFVNMYLGMGGEFFGPDNAATIENEQGVASLEMLKKLTEYMDPEYLVSDSTYVQQQFQQGKIAMANLWASRAGAMDDPNESQVVGKVKMAGAPSANARAASTLWWDGIVIAKNASDEEAEAAFRVAMNGMTPEMVKENNDVAVWLIEGYEPGPLALGVVQTAEAGALPYPASSQMGLMHTALGNGVADFLTGAKDAETTLKDIAAAYTTSAKEAGLIK
- a CDS encoding carbohydrate ABC transporter permease — its product is MSLPKSMQQPMALQLSSAGFLAFWCLIAAFPIFWIAVMSFKDPIDAFASNPLNVIFGPETVATGRGLSIFSIIVGIAFLWYTIHLALTLLPKMVNKYTPPHLLVPGWIIGALVFAIGFLIVFAGILPPVLGALNSVLGPFGKPILGLTTEHYQAVWVENAFYENFINSLIVTVGVVTVSLTVGTLAGYGLARSGSAGSVIAFWILIIALVFRALPHSVLVAGYLPPFINSAEILRPLLGEAAPTLYGKPWAVIAVLVSINQPFTIWMLRSFFQNIPNELDEAARVDGCTHFQAFRWVIMPVMWPGVITTGLFSFLLAYNDYLVCSLLLDAQNQTMVPAIAGYFNRETTTTDQVEAVAAAVSIIAPLFLLIMIFQRQIVSGLTAGAVKG
- a CDS encoding SDR family oxidoreductase, which gives rise to MIDLPSTPSFSLKDKKVLVTGASSGIGLACATALAEAGGEVVLAARRQDKLAEAVEAMTAKGWKASSLQLDVADVLEVQVSVERHGPFDVLVNSAGIARHTPATETTPEDFDAVMNVNLRGAYFVSQCVAKGLIAAGRPGSLINMSSQMAHVGGIDRAVYCASKFAVEGFTKAMALEFGPKQIRVNTICPTFIRTPFTEATFDNPDRVKWIEEKIKLGRTGTVEDIMGAVLYLASDASALVTGTSLIVDGGWTAD
- a CDS encoding ester cyclase — protein: MKGSRPEQAVLSRDTDMSKTEDTRRVIEDMVDGLNDHRIADIGEFFSEGFRWLGNTGCGTKTGLKEFQDNWQKPFQAAFSDKVCVDEARLYMGEWAAAFGRQEATHSGEFMGLAPTGKRVEIRYMDFWKVVDGKIVDNWVMVDFPHVLAQLGKDVFDGQGWESFDRGERVPPTPEKAA
- the hisD gene encoding histidinol dehydrogenase codes for the protein MATEYLKRGKPEAERSEDDAKVRSIVEGTLKEIELRGDAAVRELSEKFDNYTPASFRLGASEIEALMNQVSPRDMEDIKFAQEQVRKFAEAQRASMLDIEVETMPGVILGHKNIPVQSVGCYVPGGKFPMVASAHMSVATASVAEVPRIIAATPPFKGAPNPAVIAAMHLGGAHEIYVLGGIQAVGAMAIGTETIDPVHMLVGPGNAFVAEAKRQLFGRVGIDLFAGPTETMVIADETVDAEMCATDLLGQAEHGYNSPAVLVTNSRKLATETLSEIERLLKILPTADTASKSWEDYGEVILCDTYDEMLAVADDIASEHVQVMTDRDDWFLDNMTCYGALFLGARTNVANGDKVIGTNHTLPTKKAGRYTGGLWVGKFLKTHSYQKVLTDDAAAEIGAYCSRLCMLEGFVGHAEQANVRVRRYGGGNVPYGEAAE